The following are from one region of the Mangifera indica cultivar Alphonso chromosome 14, CATAS_Mindica_2.1, whole genome shotgun sequence genome:
- the LOC123196049 gene encoding putative NAC domain-containing protein 94: protein MLVPTGFRFNPTDEELIELLERKVNRKQMPLHDCFIVERNLYELEPEDLKRDPAMALQKNERYIYCLRENGSREVSGRGWWKATSHVKKIYSNETNVVGYKRPLTYHKFTGNKRKRNKAIKTNWIMYEYSLESYKTEWRLCKVKYRGKQSVQEELENIKRGFRSSKDISEENFSKMEMKPVFLEEDKQQPQSLEQIDTIYEPEFTQNLQPEETDEQELLLYSSNDPILTHIINDFNFGDYNQLEKPYSLDELFPSFW, encoded by the exons ATGCTTGTGCCAACTGGGTTTAGGTTCAACCCAACTGATGAGGAGCTCATCGAACTTTTAGAAAGGAAAGTAAATAGGAAGCAAATGCCTCTCCATGATTGTTTCATTGTTGAAAGAAACTTGTATGAGCTTGAACCAGAAGACCTTAAAA GGGATCCAGCCATGGCTTTACAAAAGAATGAGAGATATATTTACTGCTTAAGAGAAAATGGTTCTCGCGAAGTTTCAGGTCGAGGATGGTGGAAAGCTACAAGCCATGTCAAGAAGATTTATTCTAATGAAACAAATGTGGTGGGTTATAAGAGGCCTCTCACATATCACAAATTTACTGGTAACAAACGAAAACGTAACAAAGCCATCAAGACCAATTGGATTATGTATGAATATAGCCTTGAGTCCTACAAAACG gaaTGGAGATTATGTAAGGTCAAGTATAGGGGAAAACAAAGTGTGCAAGAAGAGCTGGAGAATATTAAAAGAGGTTTCAGATCAAGTAAGGATATTTCTGaggaaaatttttcaaaaatggagaTGAAGCCAGTTTTTCTTGAAGAAGACAAACAACAACCGCAATCTCTTGAACAAATTGACACAATTTATGAACCTGAATTTACTCAAAACTTGCAACCGGAAGAGACAGACGAGCAAGAACTGCTGCTTTACTCTTCAAATGATCCAATTTTAACCcatattataaatgattttaattttggcGATTATAATCAATTGGAGAAACCATATTCACTAGATGAATTATTTCCTAGCTTTTggtga